Genomic segment of Streptomyces longhuiensis:
CGGTCAAGGACACGGCGAGGCCGCCCAAACTTGTGATCACGCCGGAAATCCACCGCCACGCCTGTTCGGCCCGACCGAAGCTGTCGCCGGGTGGGGCTGCCACCTGTACGTGGGCAGTTGCAGGCGGTTGCTCAAGGAGCACCGTGTCGCTGTCCTGGTAGTAGGCGGTCACCGTCACGGACAGGGTGACCGTCCCCGCCTTCTCGGCGCTCACATCCCACAGCCATGTCGCCGCGTCCTTCTTGGAGATGACGTTCTGACGCTCCGACGACAGTGGAGTGCACCGCACTTGGGCACCCGAGCAGTGCAGCTTCACGCCGATCTGGGCGCCCGCACTGGTTCTGGAGTGTGTCTCGCCGGCCCCGTCCGAGCGCCAACTGCCCAGGATCTGGGCGCGGAAAGGGATCGGATCGCCGCCGGCCACGAGATGCATCGACTTCGTACTGGTGCGGACGAGTTCGCCCTTGAAGAGCTGCTGCCGTGCCTCGTCGATCTCGTCGACGTAGGCCTGCTGTCTACTGCCCCCAGGGCGGCCGCTCCCGGGTTCGTCGCTGCTGCCGAGGAACAGGAACAGCCCGGAGACCAGGGCGATCACAACCGCGAGCACCGTCCACGGGAAGCATCCGGAGCCAACGCTGGACGTGGTCGATCCCGAGGAGCGCGGCGACTGAGGCCCCTCTCGTTCGGTCATGACTCCCTTGCCCCCGTACGTGTCAGTTGCTGCCGAGCCGGCCGAGCGCCGTCTTCGCAGACACCTCCATGGTCACTCAACTCCCGTGCCTGACGCTTGCGTTCAGCCAGATCACTCGCGCCGTCGTCACGGCCGGTCGACGTCGCCGAAGACATGGACCTGAGGGGCGAAGGCCCGTATCGCCTGTTTGAGGCGTCCGGTGTCCACCTTGCACAGGGTCATGGAGCGGGTGGACTCCGTGGTGCCTTTGAAGGCCTCGACGAAATCGGGATCCACGTGCGTCGACAGATACGCGTCGAATTCGCGCAGTGCCGGGGACGTGGCCGGTCCCCATCGGGGAGCAGCGCCCGCGCGGTGACGCACCTCGAGCTCGGGGTGCCGGAAGCGTCCCGCTCCCCGAGCGTCGGCGTAGAAGCTGACGGACACGATCTCGGCCCAGGGAAGGAATTCCGGCCTGCGGAAGAACACCAGGCTGCCCAGAGTGATGCCTTCGGAGTCGATGCGTACGGCGGTCCGTCGGAGGGCGGCGGCCGGTATGACCAGAGCCACGTAGGGCGCGAGGACCAGCTCGATGTGGTCGTTCCCCGGGGGCTCGGCGCCGGGGACGAACCCCACGCCGATCAGCAGGGCGAACGCCAGAGCCAGCCAGGCCGGGGCGGTCCATTCGTAGCGGATCTCGAAGGCGGTGCCCGGCTCGTCCATGGGCCGAATGCTTCCGTGCGCCCCGAGTCCGTTCAACAAGCTTGCGGTCAGGGTCTGTTCAGGGTGGGGTAACGCTGCCGTGTTTCTGAGGCGGTGCGCTCTGTGGGCCGCAGCGCGCAGCGCTCCGGAAGTACGCCATGTGATGGGCCGCCCCCACGCCCGGCGCCTGCCGGCCCGGCAGGTAAAATCCCAGGTGGACTGCGCCGGTCCCACCAGGACAGGCGCAAGGTCAGAACCACTGTTGATCACAGAGGTGTGCTCCGCGCAGCTACGACCGTTCCTTCTCCCGTCGTCCTGCCGGCCGAGAGCCGCCTGCCCCAGAAATCGTCACCGTGAGCACTGATTCCCTGCTGCGCCCGCAGCCGCAGCCCACTCCTGCCTCCGATTCGCCCCGCCCGCCGCGCCGAGTCGGACGGGCGCCGGCCCGTCCCACCGCGGCGGCGGCCTTCCACAGCATCAGCGCGGTCACCGCGGTCCTGCTCGGGCTCGTGGCGATCGGGGCGATGATCCATGAGCCGGTCCTGCTACCGCCGCTGGCCGCGAGCGCCGCCCTCGTGCACAGCGCGCCCACCCTGCCCCTGGCCCAGCCCCGGAGCATCGTCATCGGCCACCTGCTCGGTGCGGGGTCCGGTTACGCGGTCCTCGCGCTGACGAACAGCAGCCCGTGGACGGCGGCACTGGCGGGTGGCATCACCCTCGCCGCGACGATGCTCGCCCGTACCCCGCACTCGGCGGCCTGCGCCACCGCGGTGATCGTCGTGCTCCAGACGCCGGCGCCCGGCCGCTTCGTACCGCTGCTGTTCGGCTCCACCGTGCTGCTCGCCCTGACCGGCTTCGCGGCTTCCCGTGTGAGGCGCGGCGCGCCGAAGTACCCGGCGTACTGGTGGTGACCTCCGGGACGGCGTGCCCAGCGCCGGATCAGCCGGGGGAATGGGGGCGGAAACGCGGAAGTCCAGGTCGGCCCGGTGCGGGCCGACCTGGACTTCTTGTTCCTGCGTGATCAGGAGAGGTCGAACCGGTCCAGGTTCATGACCTTGTCCCACGCGGAGACGAAGTCCTTCACGAACTTCTCCTTCGCGTCATCGCTCGCATAGACCTCCGAGACGGCGCGCAGCTCGGAGTTCGACCCGAAGACGAGGTCGGCACGGGTGCCGGTCCAGATGACCTTGCCCGAGGCGTCGCGGCCCTCGAAGGTGTTCGCGTCGCCGGCCGTCGCGCTCCACGTCGTGTCCAGGTCGAGCAGGTTCACGAAGAAGTCGTTGGTCAGCGACCCGGGGGTCGTGGTGAGGACGCCGTGCGTCGACTGCCCGTAGTTCGCGCCGAGGACGCGCAGGCCGCCGACGAGGACCGTCAGCTCGGGGGCACTCAGGTCGAGCAGGTTGCCCTTGTCGACGAGCAGGTACTCGGCCGGCAGGCGGTTGCCCTTGCCGAGGTAGTTGCGGAACCCGTCGGCGGACGGCTCGAGCGCGGAGAACGACTCCACGTCCGTCTGCTCCTGCGTGGCGTCCGCGCGCCCCGGCGTGAAGGGCACCTGGATGTCGAAGCCCGCGTCCTTCGCGCCCTTCTCGACGCCGGCGGCACCGGCGAGCACGATCACGTCGGCGAGCGAGATCTGCTTGCCACCGGACTGCGCGCTGTTGAAGGTCTCCTTGATCCCCTCCAGCTTGCGCAGCACGGCCGCCAGCTCGTCGGGCTGGTTGACCTCCCAGCCGCTCTGCGGCTGGAGGCGGATGCGCGCGCCGTTCGCGCCGCCGCGCTTGTCGCTGTTACGGAAGGACGAGGCCGACGCCCATGCCGTGGACACGAGCTGAGACACCGTCAGGCCCAAGGCCAGGATCTGGCCCTTGAGCGCGGCGACGTCGGCGGCGTCGACGAGCGGGTGCGTCACCGCGGGGAGCGGGTCCTGCCACAGCAGCTCCTCGCTCGGGACCTCCGGGCCGAGGTAGCGCACGATCGGGCCCATGTCGCGGTGGGTCAGCTTGAACCACGCGCGGGCGAAGGCGTCCGCGAACTCGGCCGGGTTCTCGTGGAAGCGGCGCGAGATCGGCTCGTAGGTCGGGTCGAACCGGAGCGAGAGGTCCGTCGTGAGCATCGTGGGAGCGTGGCTCTTCGACGCGTCGTGGGCGTCGGGTACGGACCCCGCACCCGCGCCCTCCTTCGGCCGCCACTGGTTCGCGCCCGCAGGGCTCTGGAAGAGCTCCCACTCGTAGCCGAACAGGATGTCGAAGAAGGTGTTGTCCCAGGTGGTCGGGGTGTTCGTCCAGATCCCCTCGAGACCGCTGGTGATCGCGTCGTCGCCCTTGCCGGTGCCGTACGCGTTCTTCCAGCCGAGGCCCATCTCCTCGATCGGGGCGGCCTCGGGGGCCTCGCCGACCTCCTCCGCGGGGCCCGCGCCGTGGGTCTTGCCGAAGGTGTGGCCGCCGGCGATCAGGGCGACCGTCTCCTCGTCGTTCATCGCCATGCGGCGGAACGTCTCGCGGATGTCGCGGGCCGCGGCGAGCGGGTCCGGGTTGCCGTTGGGGCCCTCCGGGTTGACGTAGATGAGGCCCATCTGGACCGCGGCGAGCGGGTTCTCCAGCTCACGGTCACCCGTGTAGCGCTCGTCGCCGAGCCAGGTGGTCTCGGGACCCCAGTAGACGTCGTCGTCGGGCTCCCAGGCGTCGACACGTCCGCCGCCGAAGCCGAAGGTGTCGAAGCCCATCGTCTCCAGGGCGACGTTGCCCGTGAGGATCATGAGGTCGGCCCACGACAGGTTCTTGCCGTACTTCTTCTTGACGGGCCACAGCAGACGGCGGGCCTTGTCGAGGTTCCCGTTGTCCGGCCAGCTGTTGAGCGGGGCGAAGCGCTGCTGTCCGGTGTCGGCGCCACCGCGGCCGTCGCTGATCCGGTAGGTGCCGGCGCTGTGCCACGCCATGCGGATCATGAACGGGCCGTAGTGGCCGAAGTCGGCGGGCCACCAGTCCTTCGAGGTGGTCAGCACCTCCGCGATGTCCTGCTTGACCTCGGCAAGGTCGAGGGTCTTGAACGCCGCGGCGTAGTCGAACTCCTCGCCGAGCGGGTTGGCTACGGCGGGGTTCTTGGCAAGGATCTTCAGGTTGAGCCGCTGCGGCCACCACTGGCTGTTCGCGCCGTTGCCCTGCGTCGGGTGCGCGGCGCTGCCGTGTACGACCGGGCAGCCTCCTCCGTCCTGTGTTTTCGCGTCTGTGACGATCGCATCTTGGTTCTCAGACATTGGGAATCCTTCCGGACGGGGCGGATCACACTGCTCAGGAACTACGGCGGTGGAACGGGTGGGGCGCGGGCCCCGTGGACGGCCTCAGCCTCGTCGATCCGGACGATCGCGGCGATCCGGGTGATCGGAGTGATCGTCTCGATCGGGCGGACCGTGTCGATCGCGAGGCCGTGGTCTTCCGGGACGGGTCGACACTACGGCTCAGAGTGAGGCGAAGCGGCACGAATCCGGCCGCGTCGGGCGCGGGGAGGGCCTCAGGCGGCATGAGGAGAGCAACGACCGACGCACGATCGTGCGCCCCTCGGAGGTGATCAACTTCTGTCTCCTGCCGCACTGGAGTCTTCCTGTCCCTTGGCTATCGCCATAACCGATCCTACGATGGACAGAATCCAAGTCAAGAAGTGCACCAACCGCATTTCCGATGGGACCGGGAGTGCGCCGGTCAACCTCGGGTATCCCACCGAACCTGAAAAGGTGAACCGATATGAGTGGCCTGCTTGAGCGACTGCGGGGGCGTGGCTGGCGGATGACCTCTCAGCGGCGCGTCGTGGCGGAGGTTCTCGACGGTGATCACGTGCACCTCACGGCCGACGAGGTGCACGCCCGCGCGGTGCAGCGGCTGCCAGAGATCTCCAGAGCGACCGTGTACAACGCGCTGGGCGAGCTGGTCGCGCTGGGCGAGGTCATAGAGGTCTCCACGGACGGCCGTGCGAAGCGCTACGACCCGAACGCGCACCGGCCGCACCAGCACTTGGTGTGCTCCAGCTGCGGAATCATCCGAGACGTCCACCCGACGGGCGACCCGCTCTCCGGTCTCCCGGCGCAGGAGCGGTTCGGCTTCGAGGTGTCCAAGGTCGAGGTGACCTACCGAGGACTGTGCCCGTCCTGCGCCTGAACCCAGCTGAGTGACGGCCACGGCACCCCTCTGGAATCGGAGCCGGAGCCGGAGCCGGAGTCGGTGTCAGAGTCGGTGCCGATGCCGGTGCTGGTGCCGACGCCCGGGCCGTTGGCCCGAACAGGGCCCACCTCGAAGGGGGCGCTGTAGCCGTGTACACCCGTCTCCCGGGTCGTGACCTCGACGGTGTATTCGGTGCCGCTGGGCACGGCCGGCACCGCGGCGACCAGCTCACTCGTCGGCTTGCTGCTCGCCTTCGAGGCCAGTTTGAACACGCGCTGCGTCCCGCCCGCACCGTCGCCCTGCGCCAGCCAGACGTCGACCTCCTGCCCAGTGTCGTTGCGCCAGCCGACGAAGAGACTGCTGTTCACGGGGTGCACGGAGTCGGCGGCCGGAGACGTGACGGTGACCGTGGCGCCGGGCGGTGCGGAGACCGCGGGGGCCGCCGAACCGAGCCCGACGAGCAGGGACGCGGCGGTGACGGACAGGAACCTGATGCTGCGCATGTGACGACCTCGTTCCGGTGGCGGGAGGTACGGCCATAGCCCTCCCACATGTCCTCGGCGGCGAACGGGCGGGCCCGCAAGCTTCACCCCATGGGGTGCCGCTCTGTGCCGCTCCGATACAAATCTGCCGGTGCGCCGATGAGTTCCGGCGGACGATGAGTCCTATGAAGCAGCGGACGCACGCGGCGTCCGGCCGAGGAGAGGACGACGCCCCATGCTCACGCTCACGGACGTGCTGAAGGACAAGGTCGCGGTCATCTACGGCGGAGCCGGCTCCCTGGGGGCGGGCGTGGCACGGGCGTACACGGACGCGGGCGCGCGGGTCTTCCTGGCGGGGCGCACGGAGGACACCCTGCGGAAGGTCTCGGCCGAGGTGGGTGCGGAGTACGACGTCGTCGACGCCCTGGACGAAGAGGCCGTGGAGGAGCACGCGGGCGCGGTGGTCGAGCGGGCCGGCCGGATCGACATCTCCTTCAACCTCGTGCCGCGAGGCGATCTGCAGGGCATCCCGCTCACGGAGATGTCCGTCGACGACTACACGCGGCCGGTCGTACAGGGCATCTCCTGCCAGTTCATCACCGCGCGAGCAGCAGCCCGGCGCATGGTGGCCCAGGGCGGGGGCGTGATCCTCTCCCTCGACAGCGGCTCCAGGAACGGCACCCCGATGCTGGGCGGCACCGGCGCAGCGGACGGCGCGACGGACGCGCTGATCCGCCAGCTCGCTCAGGAGCTGGGCCCGTCCGGAGTGCGTGCCCTGGGCATCTGGACCGCCGGCGTCGCGGACACGCTGACTCCGGAGAAGCTGGCCGGGGCCGGCGCACCGGCCATGGACGAGGCGGCGCTGCAGGGGGTACTCGCGCATCTCGACAGCCTGCGCATGACGAAGCGTTCACCGCGCATCGCGGACATCGCCGCGCTCGCGACGTTCCTCTCGTCCGACGCCGCCTCCTCGATCACGGGTACGTGGATCAACGCGACGGCGGGCATGTTCCCGAGCTGACGGCCTGCCACCGCCGGCGCGACGACGGCGCCGTGCGGCGTCCGGGCGGGCGCCGTTCGCGGTGTCCCAGTGAGCGCCGTGTCGGACGCACATGTCGAGAAGGACCATGCGGGGCTTGCAGAACCTCGACACCGACCAGATCTCCGACGGACCGGGCTGCACGAGCGACGAGAGCCTGTTCGTGTTGAGCCGTGGTGGCGCGCTCGAGCGTCGGCTCCGGCCGGTGGAAGCGGTCTGGCCCGAGCGCGTGGGACGCGCTCGGGCCAGGTGGTGCGACGGTCGTCGAACGGCCTCAGCCGGTCATCGTGTCGACGACCGCCTTCGCGCCGCCGTTCGCCTTCGTCGCTGAACCGAGCTCTGCCGTCGGGACCTTGAAGGTCTCCCGCAGGCCCCAGGCGCACAGGGCCAGGACGACCGCGGCCGCGCCGGAGTAGAGGCCGACGCCGATCGGGTTGCCGTCGAAGGCGAGGAGCAGGGCCGTCGCGGCGGTGGCTGCCGTGCCGCCGCCGAGCGCCGCACCGGTCTGGTACGTGGCGGAGATCGACGAGTAGCGGGTGCTGCCGGGGAACTGCTCGCCGAGGAAGGCGGGGATGCAGCCCTGGGGAGCGGCCATCAGCACGTTCACGAGGACGTAGGCGACGGTCGCCAGCGCCAGGACGTGCCCGTTCACCATGGGGAAGTAGGCGAAGAAGAACGCCCCGTACGCGAGGGTGCCGAGGATGACGACCGGCTTGCGGCCGACGCGGTCGGAGAGCTTGGCCATGACCGGGACGGCCACCGTGAAGGCGATCGAGCCGGCCACCTGGAGCAGGAGCGACTCGGTGTAGTCGTAGCCCAGTTCCTCGGCGTACGTCACGGTGAAGATCGAGCCGATGTAGGCCAGGGTGTTGTAGCCGAAGGCCACGCCGATGGCCAGGAGCATCTGGCGCGGGTGGCGCTTGATGGAGTCGAGGATCGGCACCCGGGGAGCGTGCTCGGTGCGGCGTTCCTCCTGGGGCATGCGGCTGCGTGCCACGACGCCGATCAGGACGAGCAGACCGCCGAGCCAGAACGGCACACGCCAGGCCCACGCCGTCAGATCCTCCTGCGGCAGCAGGGTGATCAGGGCGAACACGCTGGTTCCGAAGAGGCTGCCGATGCCGATTCCGGCGCTCGTGAAACTGCCCCACAGGCCGCGGCGGTCCTCCGGCGCGTTCTCGATGCCGTAGAGGGACGCGCCGCCCCATTCACCGCCGGCCGCGAAGCCCTGGATGAGGCGCAGCGCCACGACCATCACCGGCGCGGCGACGCCCACACTCCGGTAACTCGGCAGACAGCCGATGAGGAAGGTGCTGCTCCCCATGATCACGAGGGTGAGGATCAGCATGGACTTACGGCCGATGCGGTCGCCGAAGTGACCGATCACGATGCCGCCGAGAGGCCGGGCGACGAAGCCGCTGCCGAACGCGGCGAACGCCACGAGGGTGCCGACCGTGTGGTCGAAGCCGGGGAAGAAGACGCTCGGGAAGACGATGGCGGCGGCGAGGCCGTAGATGATGAAGTCGTAGAACTCCAGGGCGGTTCCGAAGCCGGAGATGAAGAAGGTGCGCGTGGCTGTGGCCACTTGTGCCTTCAGGCCGGGCCGGACTGTGTCCGTCATGGCAGGTCCTTCCAGGGGACGTGGTGGGGCGGAGCGGATGGGGAAGGAGCGCCTGGGGTGGGGAGGCCCAGGAGTCAGAAGCGGGTGAAGCCGAGCTGTGCCGCTTCGTCCGGCGTACCGGCCACATAGTCGAGGGCGCAGTGCGTGACATCGAGGCCGACGGTGAGCAAGGTGCCCCACTGTTCGTGGAGCGGCTTGCCTTCGTCCGGTCGCATGCAGATGACGGCGTCCGGCCCCGGGCTGCCGCACAGCGCCTTCGCACGTTCGGCGGGGGCGAGCCGGGGAAGGGTGGAGCGGACCGCGCGCAGGTGCGCGAAGCGTTCCACCGACGACGACTCGGGGGAGTGGACGTCCCCGGTGCCGAGTCGGGCGTCGAGGAAGTGATTGGTGTGCAGCAGCCAGCCGTCCTCGCCGGCGGGGACCACCGCGAGTCCGGCGGGGGAGAGTTCGAGGCTCGCGGCGGAGCCGGTGGTGACCACGGTGAGCGAGGTCGAGGCGCTGACGCGTGCGGACGAGGCGAGTTCCACCGCCTGGTCGAGGGTGTCCGCCTCATCGAGGATGTGGCGGGCGACCGCGTGCACGGGGACGCCGCCGGCGTCGGAATCGGCCTGGTGGAAAAGGATGTTGAAGTGCACGCCGAGGCCCGCGCTGTTGACGCCGATCTTGCCCGCGGCACCGAACTCGGTGAACAGCTTCACCGTGCGTCCCTCGCGCGGGGTCAGTTCGTGCAGCAGACCGTCGGGCACGAGCGAGTCGTGCCAGTCCCAGGTCTGCATCGTCTCGGGCCGGCGTCCCGCGGGCGCGAACACGGCCGTCGAGCACTCGCCCTCCGGGGCCGGCCGACAGGCGGCGAGGATCTCGGTACGGGCTCCGACGGCGGCCACCGTCCAGCGGTCGGCACCGGCGGCGTCGGCGCAGGCGTCGGACTCCTCGGCGAGGCCCGGCGCCCAGGCGCGCAGGGCCGCATGACTGCGTTCCGCGATGTCCCTCACCCGGTCCGCCGGGATGCCCAGCAGCGCGAAGTGCTCCAGGTACAGCTCGCCGGCCCGCCGGACCTGAGCGCCGTATCGGGTGCCGAGAAGCGATCCGCGTTCTGAGGGATCGACCGTCTCGGTCTTCAGGGTGTGCAGCTCCACAGAGGATCCTTCCGGGCATGGCGTGGGGATGTGGTCACCCACAGACGCCGCTGACGAGTTCGGTGCGGCGCGGATCACGCTAGAAAGGTAAAACGTTTTATACAATGCCGGACAGGTATTGGTTTTTCGAGAATTCGGGCGGGACCGTGGCGCGGACGCAGGGCATCACCATCAAGGACGTGGCCCGGCGGGCCGGCGTCTCCATCACCGCCGTGTCGCACGCCCTCAACGGCAAGGGCACGCTGAGCGCTGCCACCCGCGAGCACATCCGCGCCGTCGCCGACGGCATGGGCTACGAGGCCGACGCGCTCGCCCGCGGCCTGCGCCGCTCCACCATGGGGGCGGTGGGTCTGGTTCTCCGCTCCCTCGACGCCCTGGGTGACTACACCCCGGCGGGCGTCGACGTCTTCGAGCGGTTCGTGGGCGCGGCCGCCTCTCAGGCGCTGGCCAGGGGGCTGAGCCTCATGCTGGTGCCGGACCTGACACGGACGCCGGTACCACCGCTCGCGTTCTCCATGGACGGCTACATCGTCACCAACCCGCACCTGGACGACCCCGTCGTAGCGCTGCTGGAGAAGCGGGGCATCCCTTACGTCACCTACGGCCGTGTACCCGGGCGCCCGGACTTCCCGCACTGGGCGTCGGAGGACGACGTCGCCTCCGCGCGCCTGGTCCTGTCCCATCTGGAGGGCGTGGGCGCGCGGAGCATCGCGCTGGTGCGCGGCACCGACCCGAACGCATGGAACGTCGAGCACGAGCAGACCTACCTGAGCTGGTGTGCCGAGCGGGGAGTGCCACCCCGGCTGTACACGCTGGCCGAGCGCGCGGGCGTCGAGGGCGGCGTGGGGCTGGCTGCGCAGATCGCTGAGGACGGTGTGCCGGACGCGGTCTTCTGCCTCACCGGGCGACACGCGGCCGGTGTGCAGCAAGGGCTCATGGCGCGCGGTGTGAACGTGCCCGAGCGGACCCTGGTCGTGACGGGGTCGGACTCCGAGCACGCGCGCAACAGCCGGCCGGCCATCTCGGCGGTCGAGCTCAACCCGGTGGAGACCGTGGGGGGGCTGCTGGACATCCTCCAGGCGCTCATCGCCGGTGAGGAAGCGGCGTCGCCCCGGGTGACCGCGGCTCGTTTCCGGCCCAGGGGGTCGACGCGGAGGTAGTGGGACGTCCGCCCCTCGCCGGCGCGCCCTCCTCCCTGGAGAGGTCCCGCCCGAGCGCCGTTGCCACCGCAGGTATCCGCCTCGTGGTGAAGGCCGCCGGTCACACCCGGGGCAGTCCCCCTGTCGAACGAGATCACCACCCGCCGACAGCATCCCCGGGGGCCGACGCCACGCCCCTGATGGGTGCAATGAATCGCGCGCGGCGGGCGATAGGGGTGTTATTGGTCCGGAAGTACCGTCATCTCACTTGAGGAGAAGAATGCGTATCCGGACCCTTATCGTCACTGCCGCCCTGGGTGCTGCCACCGTCCTCGCAGGTGCCGGCGTGGCCAGCGCCGACACCGACACGGACGGCGCCGCCGCCAACTCGCCCGGTTTCCTCTCCGGCAACGTCATCCAGCTGCCGATCGGCATTCCGGTCAACGCCTGTGGCGACTCCGTCAGTGTCATCGGTCTGCTGAACCCCGCTGCCGGCAACGGCTGCGCCAACGGCTGATCCGGCGCCGGAGCGCCACGGCTGGGCCCGCCCGGGTCACCCTGGGCGGGCCCAGTCCCGTATCGGGCCGTCCGTAGCGCCGTGAGTGGTCGCCGGCGCGTAAAATGGACCAGCGGGTCCACAGCGGCAGCGAGGGAAGCCATGATCACCAGCGGGACGACGACGATGCGCCTGACCGCGAAGGGCGCCGCGACCCGGCTGCGCATCGTCGAGGGTGCGGCCGCCGAGATCAGGGAGCGGGGCGCCGCCACGACCACGCTCGACGACATCCGCGCCCGCACCGCGACCAGCAAGAGCCAGATCTTCCACTACTTCCCCGGCGGCAAGGACGAACTGCTCCTCGCCGTCGCCGCCCTGGAGGCGGAACGGATCCTGGAGGACCAGCAGCCCCACCTGGACGACCTCGGCCGCCTCGACACCTGGCAGGCGTGGCGCGACTGGCGCGACGCCGTCGTCCGGCGCTACGAACGGCAGGGAGTCAACTGCCCCTTGGGCGTGCTCATGACCGAGCTCGGCCGCAGAACGCCCGCCTCGCAGCAGCTGACCGGGCAACTGCTCGCCCAGTGGCAGGCCGCGCTGAGGGACGGAGTGCGGTGCATGCAAGGCAGCGGGCGGATGAACCCCGCGCTGGACGCCGACCGTACGGCGGCCGCTCTGATCGCCGCGGTGCAGGGCGGGGTCACCGTCCTCATGGCCACCGGCGGCATCGCCCATCTGGAGGCGGCGCTGGACACGACGTTGGAGCTGCTGGGCCGGTTCGACGCGGAGTGACTCACCGGCCCCGTCGCCCCTAAGGGCGCGACTTCGGGCGTACGGCGTCGACGACGAGGTCGAGCAGCCGACCGGTCTGCTCCGGCGTGGTGCCGTTGGCGGCCGTCGACAGGAACGCACCGAAGACGATCGCGGTGACGTCGTCCGGGTCGACGTCCCCGCGGAGCGAACCGGCTTCGGCGCCCGCCGTCAGGATCGTCCCGATGGCCGCCGTGATGCGTTCACGCGTCGTCGGGGTCGCGATCCGCCCCGAGGCCCAGCCGGCGCGCAGCGTGTCGATCATCCCGCGCTTCGTCGCCGTGAACTTCGCGTAGTTGTCCAGCCAGGCGCGGAGCGCCACATCGGGCGGGAACTCCTCGAGCAGCGCGGGTGCGCTCCCGGTGACGGCGTCGAGCTCGGCGGCGTAGACGGCCTCGACGAGCGCTTCGCGGGTGGGGAAGTGGCGGTAGAGCGTGCCGATCCCGACGCCCGCCTCGCGGGCGATGCCCTCCAGCGCGACGGTGTCGTCCGCGGCGGCGAAGGCGGCCCGCGCGACAGCGACGAGGTGCTCGCGGTTGCGCTGCGCGTCCGCGCGCAGGGGGCGTTCGGCGCGACGGGCCCCGTCGGCGGGTGGGGGCGTGCCGGCGGGTGCGCCGGTGGGCGTCGGTTCCGGCCGAGTCAAAGCGGAGGTCCCTCCGGTAGTGGTACGGTCGATAGAGCGGAGGTTCCTCCGCTTACGCCAATCGTCCCACAGGAGCGACTTCCTATGACGACCACCGGCACATCCTCTTCCGATACCACGGCCACAGGCGCTGCACGCCCGGGCGGCCCCGGACGGCTCGCGGGCCGCACGGTCTCGCGCGTCGGCTTCGGCGCGATGCAGCTCGAGCGCCTGCGCGACGACCGCCGCGGAGCCCTTGCCCTCCTGCGCCGCGCGGTCGAGCTGGGCGTCGACCACGTCGACACCGCCCATTTCTACGGCAACAGCTTCGTCAACGGGCTTCTGCGCGAGGCGCTCCGCCCAGAGGACGGTGTCCTCGTCGTGAGCAAGGTCGGCGCCGACCCCGATCCGGGCGGTCGCATCCCCCTGCGTCCCGCGCAGCGGCCCGAGGAACTCCGGGCGAGTGTCGAGGACAACCTCACATCCCTGGGCGTCGACCAGGTCCCCGTGGTGAACCTGCGGCGACTCGACTCCGGACCCGGGCTGCGGGCCGAGGGCGACCAGGCGGTCGACATCGACGACCAGCTCGCGGCCATGACCGCGATGCGCGACGAGGGCATGATCGGCGCGATCGGCCTGAGCAGCGTGACGGCCGAAGGGCTGCGCCGGGCGATCCCGGCCGGCATCGTGTGCGTGCAGAAC
This window contains:
- a CDS encoding HPP family protein: MSTDSLLRPQPQPTPASDSPRPPRRVGRAPARPTAAAAFHSISAVTAVLLGLVAIGAMIHEPVLLPPLAASAALVHSAPTLPLAQPRSIVIGHLLGAGSGYAVLALTNSSPWTAALAGGITLAATMLARTPHSAACATAVIVVLQTPAPGRFVPLLFGSTVLLALTGFAASRVRRGAPKYPAYWW
- the katG gene encoding catalase/peroxidase HPI — protein: MSENQDAIVTDAKTQDGGGCPVVHGSAAHPTQGNGANSQWWPQRLNLKILAKNPAVANPLGEEFDYAAAFKTLDLAEVKQDIAEVLTTSKDWWPADFGHYGPFMIRMAWHSAGTYRISDGRGGADTGQQRFAPLNSWPDNGNLDKARRLLWPVKKKYGKNLSWADLMILTGNVALETMGFDTFGFGGGRVDAWEPDDDVYWGPETTWLGDERYTGDRELENPLAAVQMGLIYVNPEGPNGNPDPLAAARDIRETFRRMAMNDEETVALIAGGHTFGKTHGAGPAEEVGEAPEAAPIEEMGLGWKNAYGTGKGDDAITSGLEGIWTNTPTTWDNTFFDILFGYEWELFQSPAGANQWRPKEGAGAGSVPDAHDASKSHAPTMLTTDLSLRFDPTYEPISRRFHENPAEFADAFARAWFKLTHRDMGPIVRYLGPEVPSEELLWQDPLPAVTHPLVDAADVAALKGQILALGLTVSQLVSTAWASASSFRNSDKRGGANGARIRLQPQSGWEVNQPDELAAVLRKLEGIKETFNSAQSGGKQISLADVIVLAGAAGVEKGAKDAGFDIQVPFTPGRADATQEQTDVESFSALEPSADGFRNYLGKGNRLPAEYLLVDKGNLLDLSAPELTVLVGGLRVLGANYGQSTHGVLTTTPGSLTNDFFVNLLDLDTTWSATAGDANTFEGRDASGKVIWTGTRADLVFGSNSELRAVSEVYASDDAKEKFVKDFVSAWDKVMNLDRFDLS
- a CDS encoding Fur family transcriptional regulator, which gives rise to MSGLLERLRGRGWRMTSQRRVVAEVLDGDHVHLTADEVHARAVQRLPEISRATVYNALGELVALGEVIEVSTDGRAKRYDPNAHRPHQHLVCSSCGIIRDVHPTGDPLSGLPAQERFGFEVSKVEVTYRGLCPSCA
- a CDS encoding Ser-Thr-rich GPI-anchored membrane family protein yields the protein MRSIRFLSVTAASLLVGLGSAAPAVSAPPGATVTVTSPAADSVHPVNSSLFVGWRNDTGQEVDVWLAQGDGAGGTQRVFKLASKASSKPTSELVAAVPAVPSGTEYTVEVTTRETGVHGYSAPFEVGPVRANGPGVGTSTGIGTDSDTDSGSGSGSDSRGVPWPSLSWVQAQDGHSPR
- a CDS encoding SDR family NAD(P)-dependent oxidoreductase, with product MLTLTDVLKDKVAVIYGGAGSLGAGVARAYTDAGARVFLAGRTEDTLRKVSAEVGAEYDVVDALDEEAVEEHAGAVVERAGRIDISFNLVPRGDLQGIPLTEMSVDDYTRPVVQGISCQFITARAAARRMVAQGGGVILSLDSGSRNGTPMLGGTGAADGATDALIRQLAQELGPSGVRALGIWTAGVADTLTPEKLAGAGAPAMDEAALQGVLAHLDSLRMTKRSPRIADIAALATFLSSDAASSITGTWINATAGMFPS
- a CDS encoding MFS transporter, whose protein sequence is MTDTVRPGLKAQVATATRTFFISGFGTALEFYDFIIYGLAAAIVFPSVFFPGFDHTVGTLVAFAAFGSGFVARPLGGIVIGHFGDRIGRKSMLILTLVIMGSSTFLIGCLPSYRSVGVAAPVMVVALRLIQGFAAGGEWGGASLYGIENAPEDRRGLWGSFTSAGIGIGSLFGTSVFALITLLPQEDLTAWAWRVPFWLGGLLVLIGVVARSRMPQEERRTEHAPRVPILDSIKRHPRQMLLAIGVAFGYNTLAYIGSIFTVTYAEELGYDYTESLLLQVAGSIAFTVAVPVMAKLSDRVGRKPVVILGTLAYGAFFFAYFPMVNGHVLALATVAYVLVNVLMAAPQGCIPAFLGEQFPGSTRYSSISATYQTGAALGGGTAATAATALLLAFDGNPIGVGLYSGAAAVVLALCAWGLRETFKVPTAELGSATKANGGAKAVVDTMTG